From Sediminibacterium sp. TEGAF015, a single genomic window includes:
- the eno gene encoding phosphopyruvate hydratase codes for MSYIIDVHARQILDSRGNPTVEVDVLTDNGALGRAAVPSGASTGIHEAVELRDNDKKKYVGKGVLKAVKNVNTTIAEALVGMEISEQAAIDQAMIDLDGTPNKAKLGANAILAVSMAVAKAAADEADLPLYRYIGGTNSKTLPIPMMNILNGGAHADNKIDFQEFMIMPVGAPSFSEGLRWGVEIFHTLKGVLKKKGYSTNVGDEGGFAPNIQSNEEAIETVLESIQAAGYKTGSQIVIAMDAANSELWDAKKKKYVFHKSSGKVMSSDELVKFWEKWVKQYPIVSIEDGMAEDDWGGWKALTQAVGSKCQLVGDDLFVTNVERIQQGVDKHIANGLLVKVNQIGTITETINAVTLAQHNGYNTIMSHRSGETEDTTIADLAVALNCGQIKTGSASRTDRMAKYNQLIRIEEMLGDTGIYPKGKIKFGK; via the coding sequence ATGAGCTACATTATTGACGTACACGCAAGACAGATATTAGACAGCAGAGGAAATCCTACTGTTGAAGTGGATGTATTAACCGACAACGGCGCTTTAGGCCGTGCAGCAGTACCAAGCGGTGCGAGTACAGGAATTCACGAAGCAGTTGAATTGCGTGATAACGACAAGAAAAAATATGTAGGAAAAGGCGTTTTAAAAGCCGTAAAAAATGTCAATACCACTATTGCGGAAGCTTTGGTAGGCATGGAAATTTCAGAACAGGCTGCTATTGATCAGGCAATGATTGATTTAGATGGCACTCCAAATAAAGCCAAATTAGGCGCTAATGCTATTTTAGCAGTGAGTATGGCGGTTGCTAAAGCAGCTGCAGACGAAGCAGATTTGCCCTTGTATAGATATATTGGCGGAACCAATTCCAAAACATTGCCTATCCCAATGATGAATATCCTGAATGGAGGTGCACATGCAGACAATAAGATTGATTTTCAGGAATTCATGATTATGCCGGTAGGCGCACCTAGTTTCAGTGAAGGTTTGCGTTGGGGTGTAGAAATTTTCCACACGTTAAAGGGTGTGTTAAAGAAGAAAGGATACAGCACTAATGTAGGGGATGAAGGCGGATTTGCTCCTAATATTCAAAGCAATGAAGAAGCCATTGAAACCGTATTGGAATCCATTCAGGCGGCTGGATATAAGACTGGCTCACAAATCGTGATTGCCATGGATGCCGCTAATAGTGAACTATGGGATGCCAAGAAAAAGAAATACGTTTTCCATAAGAGCTCTGGTAAAGTGATGAGCAGCGATGAGCTAGTGAAATTCTGGGAAAAATGGGTGAAGCAATATCCGATCGTATCCATTGAAGATGGTATGGCAGAAGACGATTGGGGCGGCTGGAAAGCATTAACACAAGCAGTTGGCAGCAAATGCCAGTTGGTAGGTGACGATTTATTTGTGACCAATGTAGAACGTATTCAGCAAGGAGTTGACAAACATATTGCCAATGGCTTGTTGGTAAAAGTAAACCAGATTGGAACCATCACCGAAACCATTAACGCAGTAACCTTGGCACAGCACAATGGTTACAATACCATCATGAGCCATAGAAGTGGTGAAACAGAAGATACAACTATAGCTGATTTAGCAGTAGCATTAAACTGTGGTCAAATCAAAACAGGTTCTGCATCCAGAACAGACCGTATGGCTAAATACAACCAACTCATCCGTATTGAAGAAATGTTGGGAGACACTGGCATTTATCCAAAAGGGAAAATTAAGTTCGGTAAATAG
- a CDS encoding response regulator transcription factor: MIQIGIVDDKSLNRNMIRQNLYGVKEIEVVLEAVNGLDFLEKIKTLNHNNLPQVVLMDLDMPVMNGIDTIAIATIKFPNIKFIVLTVFDDDDKIFEAIKAGASGYLLKDDAPDMLIDAIQNAFHLNGAPMSPAIARKTLLWLKQGPKPISTNQEQPDTMLNSLSEREQEILKCLVEGQDYRKIASNLFISPQTVRTHISRIYEKLHINSKAQAIQLAHKFNWN, translated from the coding sequence ATGATTCAAATTGGTATTGTAGACGACAAATCACTGAACCGTAATATGATTCGGCAGAATTTGTATGGCGTGAAAGAAATTGAAGTAGTTCTCGAAGCAGTAAATGGACTTGATTTTCTTGAAAAAATAAAAACACTCAACCACAATAATTTACCACAGGTAGTATTGATGGATTTAGATATGCCTGTTATGAATGGCATTGATACAATTGCCATTGCAACTATAAAATTTCCAAATATCAAATTCATTGTATTGACTGTATTTGATGATGATGACAAGATATTTGAAGCAATCAAAGCAGGCGCATCAGGTTATTTATTAAAAGATGATGCGCCGGATATGCTCATAGATGCTATTCAAAATGCCTTTCATTTAAACGGAGCTCCCATGAGTCCGGCCATTGCCAGAAAAACATTACTATGGTTAAAACAAGGCCCCAAACCAATAAGTACAAATCAAGAGCAACCAGATACCATGCTGAATTCACTTAGTGAAAGAGAACAGGAAATTTTAAAGTGCCTCGTGGAAGGTCAGGACTACCGAAAGATTGCAAGCAATTTGTTCATCAGTCCTCAGACAGTTCGCACCCATATTAGCAGAATTTACGAGAAGCTGCATATCAATTCAAAGGCTCAGGCCATTCAATTAGCACACAAGTTTAATTGGAATTAA
- a CDS encoding type II toxin-antitoxin system Phd/YefM family antitoxin → MKVVNYTEFRNNLAESLNSVNDDGDIVVVARSKGKNVVVMSLEEYNSIQETIYLNSTPANRARLELALARIETTKPLQKKLINK, encoded by the coding sequence ATGAAAGTGGTCAACTACACCGAGTTCAGGAATAATTTAGCCGAAAGCCTTAATTCAGTTAATGATGATGGGGATATTGTGGTGGTTGCCCGCAGTAAGGGTAAGAATGTGGTGGTAATGAGTTTAGAAGAGTACAACAGTATTCAAGAAACGATTTACTTGAATAGTACACCTGCCAATAGAGCCAGATTAGAATTGGCTTTAGCGCGCATTGAAACCACAAAGCCATTACAAAAAAAGCTCATTAACAAATGA
- a CDS encoding ATP-binding cassette domain-containing protein yields the protein MSIEVSHLTKKYGTQTAVNDLSFSLEKGEIVGFLGPNGAGKSTTMKMITGSIEPDSGSILVAGMQLSENPIACKQKIGYLSELNPHYYDLYVKEYLQFVGSVHQCNNLTHLLKETIDRVGLGPEQHKKIGQLSKGYKQRVGLAAAIIHNPEVLILDEPTTGLDPNQIIEIRQLIQELGQDKTVLFSSHILPEVEAICSRVIIIHKGNLMANQPISALNQKESLESVFRSLTAPIRV from the coding sequence ATGTCAATAGAAGTAAGCCATTTAACTAAAAAATACGGTACACAAACCGCAGTGAACGATCTCTCTTTTTCATTAGAAAAAGGGGAGATCGTTGGCTTTTTAGGACCTAACGGAGCAGGTAAGAGTACTACCATGAAAATGATTACCGGATCCATTGAACCGGACAGCGGGAGTATTTTGGTTGCAGGAATGCAATTGTCAGAAAATCCAATAGCATGCAAGCAGAAAATCGGCTACTTATCTGAATTGAATCCGCACTACTACGATTTGTACGTAAAAGAGTACCTGCAATTTGTGGGTTCTGTACACCAGTGTAATAATCTCACGCATTTACTTAAAGAGACTATTGACAGGGTGGGATTAGGACCGGAACAACATAAAAAGATCGGCCAGTTATCCAAGGGCTACAAGCAAAGGGTGGGATTGGCAGCTGCGATTATTCACAATCCCGAAGTGTTGATTTTAGATGAACCCACCACAGGCTTAGATCCCAACCAGATCATTGAAATCAGACAACTTATCCAGGAATTGGGGCAGGACAAAACAGTACTGTTTTCCAGTCATATTTTACCCGAAGTAGAAGCCATTTGTAGCAGGGTAATTATTATTCATAAAGGAAATTTAATGGCCAATCAGCCCATTTCAGCACTCAATCAAAAAGAATCCCTGGAATCGGTTTTCAGAAGCCTAACGGCTCCTATTCGTGTATAA
- a CDS encoding 2-oxoacid:acceptor oxidoreductase subunit alpha — protein MNNQETVLQSVVIKFAGDSGDGMQLTGQQFTNNTALLGIDLATFPDFPAEIRAPIGTVPGVSGFQLHFSSDKVYTPGDIADVLVAMNAAALKVNLKAIKKGGKIIVNIDGFDAKNLRLANYPDGVNPLEDGSLDGFEVIKIDVTKLTREALKEFTDLGTKERDRAKNMFVLGYIYWMYNRKLDNTIDFLQEKFGKKESILQSNIKVLQAGYNYGDTTETFTTRYTVEKAKMPAGLYRSIMGNQALAMGLIAAGEKAGLPLFLGTYPITPASDILHDLSKYKSFGVRTFQAEDEIAGITAAIGASYGGSIGVTTTSGPGMALKTEAMGLAVMLEIPLVIVNIQRGGPSTGLPTKTEQSDLLQAYYGRNGECPMPVIASATPSDCFDVAFEAVRIAIQHMTPVILLSDGYIANGAEPWKFPQSADLPEIPVSFKKGLAESEAKFMPYQRDEKLARPWAVPGTAGLEHRIGGLEKQDITGNISYDPDNHQHMVKVRQAKVDKIADYVPLQTIDSGPSKGKVLVLGWGSTYGAIKSAVTELQAAGHAVSHAHIRYLRPFPKNLGDIIASFDHVLIPEINNGQLIKIIRDLYLVDAKGYNKIMGVPITKGELVDAIIKML, from the coding sequence ATGAATAATCAGGAAACCGTTTTACAGAGTGTAGTCATCAAGTTTGCAGGAGACAGTGGAGATGGGATGCAATTAACGGGTCAACAGTTTACCAATAATACCGCTTTACTGGGGATAGATTTGGCAACTTTTCCAGACTTTCCGGCAGAAATCAGGGCTCCGATCGGAACCGTTCCGGGAGTGAGTGGATTCCAGTTACATTTTTCTTCGGATAAGGTTTATACTCCGGGGGATATTGCAGATGTGCTAGTTGCCATGAATGCTGCTGCATTGAAAGTGAATTTGAAAGCGATTAAGAAAGGTGGTAAAATCATCGTGAACATTGATGGTTTTGATGCTAAAAATTTGCGTTTGGCCAATTATCCCGATGGTGTGAATCCATTGGAAGATGGGAGCCTGGATGGATTTGAAGTGATAAAAATTGATGTTACCAAACTTACGCGCGAAGCATTAAAAGAATTTACCGATTTAGGTACCAAGGAAAGAGACCGCGCAAAGAATATGTTTGTGTTGGGCTATATCTATTGGATGTACAATAGAAAACTAGACAACACCATTGACTTTTTACAAGAAAAATTCGGTAAGAAAGAAAGTATTCTGCAGAGTAATATTAAAGTATTGCAGGCGGGATACAATTATGGTGACACTACAGAAACATTTACTACCCGTTATACTGTTGAAAAAGCTAAAATGCCTGCTGGTTTGTATCGCAGCATTATGGGGAATCAGGCATTGGCCATGGGGTTGATTGCAGCTGGCGAAAAAGCAGGGCTGCCTTTGTTCTTAGGAACATACCCGATTACTCCTGCTTCTGATATTTTACACGATTTAAGTAAATACAAAAGTTTTGGTGTAAGAACTTTTCAAGCCGAAGATGAGATTGCGGGGATTACCGCTGCGATAGGTGCGAGTTACGGTGGTTCCATCGGCGTAACCACTACATCAGGCCCAGGTATGGCTTTGAAAACAGAAGCCATGGGATTGGCTGTAATGCTTGAAATCCCTTTGGTGATTGTGAATATACAAAGAGGTGGTCCTTCTACCGGATTGCCTACTAAAACAGAACAGAGCGATTTATTGCAGGCCTATTACGGAAGAAACGGCGAATGTCCCATGCCTGTGATTGCTTCTGCAACGCCTTCAGATTGCTTTGATGTGGCTTTTGAAGCAGTACGAATTGCGATTCAACATATGACTCCGGTTATTTTATTAAGCGATGGTTATATTGCCAATGGTGCAGAACCCTGGAAGTTCCCGCAAAGCGCAGACTTGCCAGAAATACCAGTAAGCTTTAAGAAAGGATTGGCAGAAAGTGAAGCTAAGTTTATGCCTTATCAGCGCGATGAAAAATTAGCCAGACCCTGGGCCGTTCCAGGCACTGCAGGATTGGAGCATCGCATTGGGGGATTGGAAAAACAAGATATCACGGGTAATATCAGCTATGATCCGGACAACCACCAGCATATGGTGAAAGTTCGTCAGGCAAAAGTGGATAAGATTGCGGACTATGTTCCTTTGCAAACCATTGATAGTGGTCCTTCAAAAGGAAAAGTATTGGTATTGGGCTGGGGCTCAACCTATGGTGCCATTAAAAGTGCCGTTACTGAATTACAGGCAGCAGGTCATGCTGTTAGCCATGCACATATCCGTTACCTACGTCCTTTCCCTAAAAACTTAGGCGACATCATTGCTAGCTTTGATCATGTATTGATTCCAGAAATCAACAATGGTCAATTGATCAAGATTATTCGAGATCTGTATTTAGTGGACGCCAAGGGTTACAACAAAATCATGGGCGTTCCTATTACCAAAGGGGAATTGGTGGATGCGATTATTAAGATGTTATAA
- a CDS encoding Bax inhibitor-1/YccA family protein — MAIFKSGNPTLTEKMFDKSYEMAAGNMGTMTVRGSINKFGFMMLMLIAGAAYNWNLYEQLKQDTMTTLMWVGIIGGLISALAITFKPNWAPFLAPLYALLEGLFIGAISAIMNAAFAESYPGLIMQAVGLTFGVALAMFLLYNFRVINATERFKSIVFTATLGIGIFYLITMVLRLFGVNVSFMYDSSLLSIGISLFVVAIAALNLIMDFDMIEQGAERGAPKFMEWYGAFGLMVTIVWLYIEMLKLLSKLSSRD, encoded by the coding sequence ATGGCAATTTTTAAATCGGGTAACCCTACCCTTACAGAGAAAATGTTTGATAAGAGCTACGAGATGGCGGCCGGAAATATGGGCACCATGACCGTAAGAGGATCTATCAATAAGTTCGGATTCATGATGCTGATGTTGATTGCAGGGGCAGCGTATAACTGGAATTTGTACGAACAACTAAAGCAAGATACCATGACCACTTTAATGTGGGTTGGTATTATTGGAGGTTTGATTTCTGCATTGGCTATTACTTTTAAACCCAATTGGGCTCCGTTTTTGGCGCCTTTATATGCATTATTAGAAGGTTTGTTCATTGGTGCTATTTCGGCCATCATGAACGCCGCTTTTGCCGAGTCATATCCAGGTTTAATTATGCAGGCAGTAGGTTTAACATTTGGCGTAGCCCTGGCTATGTTCTTGTTATATAATTTCAGGGTGATCAATGCCACTGAACGCTTTAAATCCATCGTTTTCACGGCCACGTTGGGCATCGGTATTTTTTATTTGATTACCATGGTGCTTCGTCTTTTTGGGGTGAACGTTAGCTTTATGTACGATAGCAGCTTATTAAGCATTGGTATCAGCTTATTTGTAGTAGCTATTGCAGCTTTAAACCTGATTATGGACTTTGATATGATTGAGCAGGGAGCAGAAAGAGGTGCGCCTAAATTCATGGAATGGTATGGTGCTTTCGGACTAATGGTCACCATCGTTTGGTTGTACATTGAAATGCTGAAATTATTGAGCAAATTAAGCAGTAGAGATTAA
- a CDS encoding glycoside hydrolase family 43 protein: MKKIICIVLLCASTFTTIAAQEMKASNYQQSGNPIINGCYADPEAVILNKQYWIFPTYSAKYKDQVFLDAFSSKDLTNWKKHSRVIDTSVIKWAYMAMWAPSIVKKDKQYFLFFSANDIQSKKRNGVKDDHNGGIGIAVASQPEGPYKDYLGKPLINQFYNDAQPIDQFVFQDKDKKYYLIYGGWGRCNIAQLNKNFTGLTPFPNGELVKEITPKGYVEGPIMFIRKGTYYFMWSEGGWTNGTYKVAYARANNLYGPFERETTILEADSTIATGAGHHSVMNIPGTDDWYIIYHRRPIPNKDRDHRVTCIDKLYFNTDGSIQKVKMTFEGVEKRLLNNQ, from the coding sequence ATGAAGAAAATCATCTGCATTGTTTTACTATGCGCTTCAACATTTACAACCATAGCTGCGCAGGAAATGAAAGCTTCTAATTATCAACAATCAGGCAACCCAATCATCAACGGATGTTATGCCGATCCGGAAGCCGTCATACTCAACAAACAATACTGGATTTTCCCAACCTACTCAGCCAAATACAAAGACCAGGTTTTTTTGGACGCATTTTCTTCAAAGGATTTAACCAACTGGAAAAAGCATTCCCGCGTTATAGATACTAGTGTAATAAAATGGGCCTATATGGCCATGTGGGCACCCTCGATTGTAAAAAAAGATAAGCAATATTTTTTGTTCTTTTCAGCGAATGATATTCAAAGCAAAAAGCGAAACGGAGTAAAAGACGATCACAACGGAGGCATTGGTATTGCAGTAGCTTCCCAACCAGAGGGGCCCTATAAGGATTACTTGGGCAAACCATTGATCAATCAATTTTACAATGATGCTCAACCCATTGATCAATTTGTATTTCAAGACAAAGACAAAAAATATTATCTGATATACGGAGGTTGGGGCAGGTGCAATATTGCCCAGCTCAATAAAAACTTTACAGGGCTTACTCCTTTTCCAAATGGTGAACTGGTAAAAGAAATTACGCCAAAAGGTTATGTAGAAGGACCTATTATGTTCATCAGAAAAGGAACTTATTATTTTATGTGGTCTGAAGGTGGATGGACCAATGGCACCTATAAGGTAGCTTATGCAAGAGCCAATAATTTGTATGGCCCCTTCGAGAGAGAAACAACTATTCTGGAAGCGGATAGTACCATAGCAACAGGAGCAGGACACCACTCAGTAATGAATATCCCTGGTACAGACGATTGGTATATTATCTATCACAGAAGACCCATACCTAATAAAGACAGAGATCACAGGGTTACCTGTATAGACAAACTTTATTTTAATACAGATGGAAGCATTCAAAAAGTGAAAATGACTTTTGAAGGAGTGGAGAAAAGATTACTCAATAATCAATAG
- the nth gene encoding endonuclease III, whose protein sequence is MTKKQRYQEVINYFQETTPVAETELVYDNPFQLLVAVILSAQCTDKRVNQTTPGIFKVYPTPQKMAKASFDDLFPLIRSISYPNNKTKHLIGMANMLLEQFGGEVPMTVEELVKLPGVGRKTANVITSVIDEQPNMAVDTHVFRVSHRLGLVSTKATTPLAVEKELIKYIPEELVHRAHHWLILHGRYTCLARTPKCEACGIQNSCSFFAKQAKKLK, encoded by the coding sequence ATGACCAAGAAGCAACGTTATCAGGAAGTCATCAACTATTTTCAGGAAACCACACCCGTTGCAGAAACGGAATTAGTGTACGATAATCCCTTTCAGTTATTAGTGGCTGTAATCCTTTCAGCCCAATGCACTGATAAAAGGGTCAACCAGACTACACCTGGTATTTTTAAAGTATATCCAACTCCTCAAAAAATGGCCAAAGCCAGTTTTGATGATTTGTTTCCATTAATCAGAAGTATCTCCTATCCCAATAACAAAACCAAGCATTTAATTGGCATGGCCAATATGTTACTGGAACAATTTGGTGGTGAAGTTCCTATGACGGTAGAAGAACTAGTGAAGCTACCCGGAGTAGGCAGAAAAACAGCCAATGTTATCACAAGTGTAATAGACGAACAACCGAATATGGCGGTAGACACGCATGTATTCAGGGTGAGTCATCGATTGGGATTGGTTAGCACAAAAGCCACTACCCCACTGGCAGTTGAAAAAGAATTGATCAAATATATTCCAGAAGAATTGGTACACAGAGCGCACCATTGGTTAATCTTACATGGAAGATATACTTGCCTGGCAAGAACTCCGAAATGCGAAGCATGTGGCATACAAAACAGCTGTTCTTTTTTTGCTAAACAGGCAAAGAAGCTTAAATAA
- a CDS encoding FtsB family cell division protein, with protein sequence MKKAIPYITNKYFIAAVLFIVWMLFYDQRDYFQQKERRDELKKLEQKKAYYEQEIEKTKKELNDLQNNPAAIEKYARERYLMKKEGEDIFIIEDSSATKK encoded by the coding sequence ATGAAGAAAGCGATTCCCTATATCACCAATAAATATTTTATCGCAGCTGTACTGTTTATAGTATGGATGTTATTTTATGACCAGCGCGATTATTTTCAGCAAAAGGAAAGAAGAGACGAACTAAAAAAATTAGAGCAGAAAAAAGCTTACTACGAGCAGGAAATAGAAAAGACCAAGAAAGAACTCAACGATTTACAGAATAACCCTGCCGCTATCGAGAAATATGCCAGAGAACGGTATTTGATGAAGAAGGAAGGGGAAGATATTTTTATTATTGAAGACTCCAGTGCTACAAAGAAGTAA
- a CDS encoding alpha-ketoacid dehydrogenase subunit alpha/beta, translating into MDFNREGFSNEELVHLYRNLLLPRMIEEKMLVLLRQGKISKWFSGIGQEAIAVGTTLAMANDEWIMPLHRNLGVFTSRHMPLNKLFRQWQGNKDGYSKGRERSFHFGAKPYHICGMISHLGPQLAIADGVALAYTLKNEAKASVAFSGDGGTSEGDFHEALNVAAVWNLPVIFIIENNGYGLSTPVNEQYKCEQLVDKAKGYGMEGIRIDGNNILTVYNTIKGVREYCIKNKKPYFIECMTFRMRGHEEASGTKYVPKELFEEWGHKDPVKKYEQFLIQSQLLTEMNVADIRNEFKQYIETELADAFTAAEMVVDTAEEIADVFAPVPVSSDRVVLDSIAETNIEHTREARLIDAISEGLDMSMEKHANLVLMGQDIAEYGGAFKITEGFVEKYGKARVRNTPLCESAIVGACLGMSLEGFKTVMEMQFADFVTVGFNQIVNNLAKIHYRWGQNADVVVRMPTGGGVGAGPFHSQSNEAWFTHVPGLKVVYPSNPHDAKGLMIAAINDPNPVLFFEHKALYRSISGKLPQAYYEVEIGKAATIKEGDDISIITYGAGVHWALEYHEANPAISIHIVDLRTLAPLDYSAIKAAVAQTGKVLILHEDNLVGGIGGEISAWISEHCFELLDAPVLRCASLDTPIPFNLELEKNYMAKSRLEESVQKLLNY; encoded by the coding sequence ATGGATTTTAATCGCGAAGGATTTAGCAACGAAGAATTAGTGCATCTGTACCGCAATTTGTTATTGCCCCGTATGATCGAAGAGAAAATGTTGGTGTTGTTGCGCCAGGGAAAAATCAGTAAATGGTTTAGTGGGATTGGACAGGAAGCCATTGCAGTGGGTACTACATTGGCCATGGCCAACGACGAATGGATTATGCCGCTGCACAGAAACCTGGGCGTGTTCACTTCAAGGCATATGCCATTGAATAAATTATTCAGACAATGGCAGGGCAACAAAGATGGGTATAGCAAAGGGAGGGAGCGAAGCTTTCACTTCGGGGCCAAACCCTATCATATTTGCGGGATGATTTCTCACTTAGGACCGCAGCTGGCTATTGCCGATGGCGTTGCATTGGCTTACACACTTAAAAACGAAGCCAAAGCTTCTGTTGCGTTTTCCGGAGATGGCGGAACTAGTGAAGGAGATTTTCATGAAGCATTGAATGTAGCAGCTGTTTGGAATTTACCCGTAATATTCATCATTGAAAACAATGGTTATGGATTGAGTACACCTGTAAACGAACAATACAAGTGCGAGCAATTGGTAGACAAAGCCAAGGGCTATGGCATGGAGGGTATTCGCATTGATGGCAATAATATATTAACTGTTTACAATACCATCAAGGGGGTAAGAGAATATTGTATTAAAAATAAGAAGCCCTATTTCATTGAATGCATGACATTCAGAATGCGTGGGCACGAAGAAGCCAGTGGCACCAAATATGTTCCCAAAGAATTGTTTGAAGAATGGGGACACAAAGATCCCGTAAAAAAATACGAACAGTTTTTGATTCAATCGCAGTTGCTAACAGAAATGAATGTAGCAGATATCAGAAATGAGTTTAAGCAATACATTGAGACCGAATTAGCCGATGCATTTACTGCTGCTGAAATGGTAGTAGATACAGCAGAAGAAATTGCTGATGTATTTGCCCCTGTCCCCGTTTCATCAGATCGTGTTGTACTCGATAGTATTGCTGAAACCAACATTGAACATACCCGCGAAGCCCGATTGATTGATGCCATTTCCGAAGGTTTAGACATGAGCATGGAAAAACATGCAAATCTTGTATTGATGGGTCAAGACATTGCAGAATATGGAGGCGCGTTTAAAATAACAGAAGGGTTTGTAGAAAAATATGGCAAAGCTAGGGTACGCAACACACCTCTTTGTGAAAGTGCTATTGTGGGTGCCTGTTTGGGGATGAGTCTGGAGGGATTTAAAACCGTGATGGAAATGCAGTTTGCTGATTTCGTTACCGTTGGCTTTAATCAAATCGTAAATAATTTAGCTAAGATTCATTATCGCTGGGGACAAAATGCAGATGTGGTGGTTCGAATGCCAACGGGCGGTGGTGTAGGCGCAGGACCTTTTCATTCACAAAGCAACGAAGCCTGGTTTACGCATGTGCCCGGGCTAAAAGTAGTATATCCATCTAATCCACATGATGCAAAGGGATTAATGATTGCTGCCATCAACGACCCCAACCCTGTTCTATTTTTTGAACACAAAGCACTCTACAGAAGCATTAGTGGAAAATTACCACAAGCTTATTATGAAGTAGAAATTGGGAAAGCAGCAACCATTAAAGAAGGAGACGATATCAGCATTATCACTTATGGAGCAGGAGTGCATTGGGCTTTAGAATACCACGAAGCGAATCCAGCAATCTCCATCCATATTGTAGACCTGAGAACCTTAGCTCCACTAGACTATAGTGCCATTAAAGCTGCAGTTGCACAAACAGGTAAAGTATTGATTTTACACGAAGACAATTTAGTAGGAGGCATTGGTGGAGAAATCAGTGCCTGGATTAGTGAACATTGTTTTGAATTATTGGATGCGCCAGTCTTGCGTTGCGCCTCGTTGGATACACCAATTCCATTCAATTTGGAATTGGAGAAAAACTATATGGCCAAGAGTCGCTTAGAGGAAAGCGTTCAGAAATTGCTCAATTATTAA
- a CDS encoding Txe/YoeB family addiction module toxin: MKQLLWDQSGWEDYLYWQVNEKKILFRINDLIKDAQRNPFTGLGKPEPLKGNLSGCWSRRINEEHRLVYMVKEDCIYILQCRFHY, encoded by the coding sequence ATGAAGCAATTGTTATGGGATCAGTCAGGGTGGGAAGATTATTTATATTGGCAGGTCAACGAAAAAAAAATATTATTCCGCATTAATGATTTAATAAAAGATGCGCAACGAAATCCATTTACTGGTCTTGGCAAACCAGAGCCTTTAAAAGGGAATCTTTCTGGTTGCTGGAGCAGAAGAATTAATGAAGAGCATCGATTGGTGTACATGGTTAAAGAAGACTGTATTTATATATTGCAGTGTAGGTTTCATTATTAA